The Rhopalosiphum maidis isolate BTI-1 chromosome 1, ASM367621v3, whole genome shotgun sequence genome has a segment encoding these proteins:
- the LOC113556628 gene encoding disheveled-associated activator of morphogenesis 1 has translation MKLIKLTVPRSMAGLAERLSGMMPTPSVRGRKGWCGCLKDDEPPEITYIVVDSGTLTLQKMTPTLPMPEKPELDRLFAELVEELDLTATNKAAMLELPEEKKWQIYCSKKKILEDQENTTDLSQSPENYIERIQSLNGDEQENTKLFDSLKTALRTQPHSFVLRFVQADGLVTLLGVLSSMNYDTQQGAMHTSIIGCIKALMNNSTGRSHVLAHPSAISTIARSLLTENPRTKVAVLEILGASCLVPGGHKKVLDAMTDYKEFAHERARFQGIINDLDRNTGVYRDDLTVKTAIMSFVNAVLSYGPGQESLEFRLHLRYEFLQLGLKNIIIKLREHENQTLDRHMDFFDMVRNEDENELARKFEQEQVDTQSATSMFDLLRRKLSHSPAYPHFLSLFQHFLLLPLEYGSLPQHWLLFDRIVQQITLQTDAGADNDVSPININVKEIIQLLAKEEELLDAKNKAEELEKENTSISALLAKKEQELDLRNQEKEDMEASILRIKERLEKEISIHLETKQKISELEDTSSELQHRIAYEQGERRKLEAMLNNGSLPDDAKVNFSPPPMAIPPPPPPQLVIKSNGPAPPPAPPPLHIPPSNLPPPPGCLPQLVVRQRSVEIPKPSAPLKSFNWAKLPETKVAGTVWADIDEGKMYSSIDLEAVDKLFCAYQNQKQTNGTMAANEGSSEDLRKTGNNKSKVLSVIDGRRAQNCTILLSKLKMSDEEIARVIMDMDSKDILPLDMVEQLLKFTPGPDEAALLEEHSFDLDSLARADRFLYEISKIAHYDQRLRSLVYKKKFITWTGEVEGRTKIVMEASREVARSRRLRKLLELVLALGNYMNKGARGNAWGFRLSSLNRLTDTKSSSVRGITLLHYIVDMADKKFKDILLLEEDLPHVRGASKVSLAELEKDMSQLRNNLKEVEREIEFQRVQPAVPGDMFLPVMKEFLTTATCKFSELEDLFQDMKTRFDRAVRLFGEDNSTIQPDDFFAIFDSFLTALYEARQDNSTVKKKREEEEKRTRQEVELKKLTLDRKNCKDGASVLSNGSGGRQVSINGKSGDKAEFDDLISALRTGDVFSEDSMAKIKRSRKSRHSPPAREHSRDRVLNVTRKK, from the exons GACGACGAGCCGCCAGAGATCACGTACATCGTGGTGGATTCAGGTACTCTAACGTTGCAAAAGATGACACCCACACTACCTATGCCCGAAAAACCAGAACTAGACAGACTATTCGCCGAGTTGGTT gaaGAACTTGATTTAACTGCTACTAATAAAGCAGCTATGTTGGAACTCCCTGAAGAAAAGAAATGGCAAATTtactgtagtaaaaaaaagatattagag gatCAAGAAAATACAACAGATTTATCACAATCACCTGAAAATTACATTGAACGTATACAATCGTTGAATGGAGATGAACAAGAAAACACCAAGTTATTTGATTCCTTAAAGACTGCTCTACGTACTCAGCCTCATAGCTTTGTATTGAGATTTGTCCAAGCTGATGGATTAGTTACTCTGTTAGGAGTTTTGTCatctatgaattatgatactcAACAAGGAGCTATGCACACATCAATTATTGGCTGTATCAAAGCCCTTATGAATAACTct acTGGAAGATCTCATGTACTAGCACATCCATCAGCTATTAGTACCATTGCTCGCAGTTTACTCACTGAAAATCCCCGTACTAAAGTTGCTGTATTAGAAATTCTTGGTGCTTCCTGTTTAGTTCCAGGAGGCCATAAGAAAGTTCTTGATGCCATGACAGACTATAAAGAGTTTGCTCATGAACGAGCCAGATTCCAAggcattattaatgatttggaTAGAAACACTGGCGTGTATAGAGATGATTTGACAGTTAAAACGGCTATTATGTCATTTGTAAATGCTGTTCTAAGTTATGGACCAGGACAAGAAAGTTTAGAATTCAGATTGCATTTGAgatatgaatttttacaattgggactcaagaatattattattaagttgagGGAACACGAGAATCAGACGTTAGACAGACACATGGATTTCTTTGATATGGTCCGTAATGAAGATGAAAATGAATTAGCAAGGAAATTTGAACAG gaGCAAGTAGATACTCAAAGCGCTACTTCTATGTTCGATTTACTACGCAGAAAATTAAGTCATTCTCCAGCATATCCTCACTTCCTTTCactttttcaacattttttgttattacctc TTGAGTATGGAAGCCTTCCACAGCATTGGCTTTTATTTGACCGAATTGTACAACAGATAACACTTCAAACTGATGCTGGTGCTGATAATGATGTATcaccaattaatataaatgttaaagaaataattcaact TTTGGCCAAAGAAGAAGAACTTCTCGATGCAAAAAATAAAGCTGAAGAACTCGAAAAAGAAAATACTAGTATTTCTGCTTTGCTTGCTAAAAAAGAACAAGAACTAGACTTAAGAAATCaagaaaaa GAAGATATGGAAGCTAGTATTTTAAGGATTAAAGAACGTTTGGAAAAAGAAATATCTATTCACTTGGAAACAAAACAAAAGATATCTGAACTCGAAGATACTTCAAGTGAATTACAGCATAGGATAGCTTACGAGCAAGGGGAGAGAAGAAAGCTCGAAGCAATGCTTAATAATGGAAGTTTACCAGATGATGctaaagttaattttagcCCACCTCCTATGGCTATTCCACCTCCACCACCACctcaattagtaattaaaagtaatggTCCCGCTCCACCTCCAGCACCACCACCACTACATATCCCTCCATCAAATCTTCCACCTCCGCCTGGTTGTCTTCCTCAATTAGTCGTCAGACAAAGATCTGTAGAAATTCCGAAACCATCTGCTCCATTAAAATCTTTTAACTGGGCTAAGTTACCAGAAACTAAAGTGGCGGGAACTGTGTGGGCTGATATTGATGAaggaaaaatgtattcatctATTGATCTTGAAGCAGTCGATAAACTATTCTGTGCATACCAGAATCAAAAACAAACGAATGGCACAATGGCTgct aatgAAGGATCATCTGAAGATCTAAGAAAGActggtaataataaatccaAAGTCTTATCTGTTATTGATGGTCGTAGAGCTCAAAATTGTACTATTTTGTTGTCCAAATTGAAAATGTCTGATGAAGAAATCGCTAGAGTGATAATGGATATGGATTCTAAAGACATTTTACCATTAGACATGGTTgaacaacttttaaaattcactCCAGGTCCAGATGAAGCAGCTTTATTAGAAGAACATAGTTTTGATTTAGACAGTCTTGCCAGAGCTGAcagatttttatatgaaatatccaa AATTGCACATTATGACCAACGTCTTCGTAGTTTAGTATATAAGAAGAAATTTATTACTTGGACCGGAGAAGTTGAAGGcagaacaaaaattgtgatggAGGCTTCACGTGAAGTAGCTCGTTCTAGACGTTTAAGAAAACTGTTAGAATTAGTATTAGCACTTGGAAACTATATGAACAAAGGAGCAAGAGGAAATGCATGGGGTTTCCGTTTATCATCTCTAAACAGACTTACGGACACTAAGTCAAGTTCTGTTAGAGGTATAACGTTATTGCATTACATTGTTGATATGGCTGATAAGAAG ttcaaagacattttattattggaaGAAGACTTACCTCATGTAAGAGGAGCTTCAAAAGTAAGCTTGGCTGAACTTGAAAAAGACATGTCacaattaagaaataatttgaaaGAAGTTGAACGAGAAATTGAGTTCCAAAGAGTACAACCTGCTGTACCAGGTGATATGTTCCTACCAGTAATGaaagaatttttaactacTGCTACCTGCAAATTTTCTGAATTAGAAGACTTATTCCAAGATATGAAAACTAGA TTTGATCGAGCAGTCAGATTATTTGGAGAAGACAATTCTACAATCCAACCTGATGATTTCTTTGCAATTTTTGATTCTTTCTTAACGGCTCTTTACGAAGCACGTCAGGATAACTCTACTGTTAAAAAGAAACgtgaagaagaagaaaaaaggACAAGACAAGAAGTGGAG ttaaagaaATTAACGCTGGATCGGAAAAACTGTAAAGATGGTGCCAGTGTTTTGTCTAATGGATCTGGTGGTCGTCAGGTTTCTATTAATGGTAAATCTGGTGACAAGGCAGAATTTGACGATCTTATATCAGCCTTAAGAACTGGAGATGTTTTTAGTGAAGATAGTATGGCAAAAATTAAACGCAGTAGAAAATCCAGACATTCGCCTCCAGCCAGGGAACATAGCAGGGACAGAGTACTAAACGTtactcgaaaaaaataa